A genomic window from Vitis riparia cultivar Riparia Gloire de Montpellier isolate 1030 chromosome 18, EGFV_Vit.rip_1.0, whole genome shotgun sequence includes:
- the LOC117906457 gene encoding laccase-15-like, which yields MSLIMKVFLLQILVFQLFGGGIHCQASTRRHTFVVREASYTRLCSTKDILTVNGQFPGPTIYAMKGETIVVDVYNRGKENLTIHWHGVNMPRYPWTDGPEYITQCPIQPGSKFSQKIILSSEEGTLWWHAHSDWTRATVHGAIIVYPKKETMYPFHKPNAEVLIILGQWWKIDVNAIRDEVLASGADANASDSLLINGQPGDLLPCSKSSTFKLTVDHGKTYLLRIINAALHEALFFSIAKHKMTVVGTDGSYTKPLTQDYITIFPGQTFDVLLEANQCPDHYYMAAITFSLAPTGRNIYDNTTTTAIVQYRGYYTPSSPPFLPHLPAYNDTNASIQVMASLRSLADAEHPCNVPLSTSTKLIYTVSLNSYPCVNDSCSGPNGTRSAASINNISFHTPTIDILEAYYYNISGVYEDKFPSVPPVVFDFTADYLPLLYQLPSTGTEVRVLEYNSTVEIVFQGTNLVGGAIHPMHLHGHSFYVVGWGFGNFDENRDPMRYNLVDPPHQNTISVPKNGWVAIRFEASNPGVWFMHCHIEDHLTWAMATAFIVKNGKHPKAQMLPPPSDMPPC from the exons ATGTCGCTGATCATGAAGGTTTTCCTCTTACAAATTTTAGTATTTCAACTTTTTGGTGGTGGCATCCATTGCCAAGCTTCAACCCGTCGGCATACTTTTGTG GTGAGGGAAGCTTCATATACAAGGCTTTGTAGCACCAAGGACATCTTAACAGTAAATGGACAATTTCCGGGACCAACTATATATGCTATGAAAGGAGAGACTATCGTTGTTGACGTTTATAATAGGGGAAAAGAAAATCTCACCATTCATTG GCATGGGGTGAACATGCCTAGATATCCATGGACAGATGGTCCCGAGTATATCACACAATGCCCAATTCAGCCAGGGTCAAAGTTTAGTCAGAAAATCATCCTTTCCTCCGAGGAAGGCACTTTATGGTGGCATGCTCACAGTGATTGGACCCGAGCCACCGTTCATGGAGCTATAATTGTTTATCCCAAGAAGGAAACCATGTATCCTTTTCATAAACCTAATGCAGAAGTTCTCATCATATTAG GACAATGGTGGAAGATTGATGTGAATGCGATTCGAGATGAAGTGCTTGCAAGTGGAGCTGACGCCAATGCCTCTGATTCTTTATTGATAAATGGACAACCCGGTGATCTACTTCCATGCTCAAAATCAA GCACATTCAAGCTAACGGTGGATCATGGAAAGACCTATCTACTTCGTATAATCAATGCTGCCTTGCACGAGGCTCTCTTTTTCTCTATTGCCAAGCATAAAATGACAGTGGTTGGAACAGATGGTAGCTACACGAAACCATTGACACAAGATTATATCACAATATTTCCTGGCCAAACCTTCGATGTCTTACTAGAAGCTAACCAATGCCCGGATCACTATTACATGGCGGCTATAACTTTTTCCCTTGCCCCAACAGGTCGTAATATTTATGATAACACAACCACCACAGCTATTGTACAGTACAGGGGATACTACACTCCATCTTCACCTCCCTTCTTGCCTCATTTACCTgcatacaatgacacaaatgcaTCGATTCAGGTCATGGCTAGCCTCCGAAGCTTAGCAGATGCGGAACATCCTTGCAATGTCCCATTGAGCACGAGCACTAAATTGATTTACACTGTTTCTTTAAACTCGTATCCATGCGTCAATGATTCATGTTCAGGGCCAAATGGGACGCGGTCCGCCGCAAGTATAAACAACATAAGCTTCCATACCCCTACAATTGACATACTGGAAGCTTACTATTATAACATTAGTGGTGTATATGAAGATAAATTTCCTAGCGTTCCACCAGTGGTGTTTGATTTTACAGCCGATTATCTTCCATTACTCTATCAGTTGCCGAGCACCGGAACAGAAGTAAGGGTACTTGAGTATAACTCCACAGTGGAGATTGTTTTTCAAGGGACAAACTTGGTCGGAGGGGCAATCCACCccatgcatctccatggacacaGTTTCTATGTTGTTGGATGGGGATTTGGGAATTTCGATGAAAATAGGGATCCTATGCGCTACAATCTGGTGGATCCTCCCCATCAGAATACCATCTCTGTTCCTAAGAATGGTTGGGTTGCAATTAGATTCGAGGCCTCCAACCCTG GAGTGTGGTTCATGCACTGCCATATAGAAGACCATTTGACTTGGGCCATGGCAACTGCGTTCATAGTGAAAAATGGTAAACACCCAAAAGCTCAAATGCTGCCTCCTCCATCTGACATGCCACCATGTTGA